A window of Veillonellaceae bacterium genomic DNA:
ATTACTTCCTTAACAGGTGACTTACTAATGTTTTTTTCTGCTATGTCCAGCATGGCCTTGCAAAAGTCGAGCCCGATTACTTGGCCGGCAGGGCTGACTTGGGCGGCTAGACCAAGCGTTAACTTGCCGGTACCGCAGCAGACATCAAGAACTTTATTGCCCGGCTGTAATTCAGCTTTTTGGAGTGCAAATCTGCGCCAGTATCTATCTTGATTACAACTGAGCATGCTGTTCATAAAATCATAATGACTGCAAATAGCAGTAAATAATTTATGGACAAACTGTTCTTTGTTAGTAGTGAGATGTTTCATAGAGTTTTCTCCTAATATTTCTTTACGCAGTAATAGTATAGACTAAAATTTGCTAAAGAAGAACATGAGTCTTTTTGGTCGCAGTCTAAAAACAATATGTAGGGGCTATATTAATAATGTATAATAGGAAGGGCACTATTATTAGGTGCCTGCTGAACTCGCAAAGTTCGGCCAGCTTAGCAGGAAGATATCGCTATGTGCTGAACATATATAGAGGAGGGAGTGGCACTAATGAATGGAATATTACATAAAATAGAAATAAAAGTAAAACATGGTGAAAGATTGACAAAGGAAGAAGGTTTAGCCCTTTTTGCCTGTGATAATCTGGCTTGGTTGGGTTATTTAGCTGATATTGCGAGACAGCGTATTAGCGGTGATTATGTTTATTATAATGTCAATAGACATATAAATCTTACCAATATCTGCACATCTCGCTGTAAGTTCTGCGCGTTTGGTTGTGACAAGGACAGTGGACAAGCTTATGAGATGAGTAAGGAGCGGGCGCTCAAAATAGCAAAAGCTGCCGCTCAAGACCCCGATCTTAGAGAACTACATATCGTCAGCGGACTGCATCCAGACTGGCCGTTTGAGTATTATGTAGATATTATAAAGTCTTTACGGACAGAATTGCCGCATATCCATCTGAAGGCGTTTACAGCAATTGAAATCTGCCATTTCGCCAAAATATCAGGAAAATCAGTAAAAACAGTTCTGGCCACTTTACAGGATGCCGGTATGCACTCAATGCCAGGCGGCGGGGCTGAGATATTATCAGACAGAGTACGCAAGGAACTTTGTCCGGAAAAAGCTAGCGCCGGCGAGTGGCTTGAGACTGTCCGTACTGCGCATCAGATGGGGATTCGTTCTAATGCCAGTATGCTGTACGGACATATCGAAACGTTAGAGGAGCGCGTCGACCATTTGATTTCTCTCCGGACATTACAGGATGAGACAGGTGGCTTTCAAACCTTTATTTGTTTCCCGTTCCATCCGGGAAACACTGTTCTCGAAGGGAAGATAACTCGCGGCTCAGTATGGGACGATCTCAAGACTATGGCAATATCGCGGCTAATGCTTGATAACTTTAGAAATATAAAGGCCTACTGGATTATGCTGACGCTGCCAGTTGCTCAGTTGGCGCTTGGCTTTGGTGCTAATGATATTGATGGTACAGTAAGCGAGGAAAAGATAATGCATGCCGCCGGGGCGAAATCGGCAAAATCTTTGGATAAGGAAACCTTGATCAGCACAATAAGACAAGCCGGACGTATTCCGGTAGAACGCGATTCGATGTATAACATAGTGAAAGTGTTGTAAAGCAATAGTCAGCCTGATATAGCGTCAGGCTGACTATCTATGTAAAATCAGGCTTATATGTTATAATTTTCCTAGAGAGAACATAATATATTTTAGGGGCTAGGAATGGGGGGAGACAAATTTTTATGAAGGCGCTAGTAGCCATATTTGTACTATTTAACGCCGGGTACTTTTATTTTAGACTGCCAGTCTTGGCTTTCGGGTTTACCGATTGGTCGGTACCGATTATAGCTTTAGGGTTGGTATTTTTAATTGTGCCGCTTTTGACGCTGCTCAGTAAGTTTCGGGATATGGTTGAAGGAACTGTATGGGGCGAAATTCTGATAAGAATGTTTCTTCAGATTTTCACTAAAGAACAGCAACGGCAAAATGTTATTAATATCAGCCAGTACCAGAAGTACGGCTGGCTGGTAGGAAAGTACCGTGGCCTGGCAATATCAGCTGGTTTGCTGCTGGCAATCGGTGTTGCCAATACTACCCTGCTGCCCCTATTAACATCGGTACCGCTTTTTTACCATCAATCCTACCGTAATTTACTTGGCGAGGTTAAGGAAAGCTCTTTCTCTTCCGATGTTGAACCAATAAATCTGTCACAGATTCGCATAGTGGATGAGGAGACCGCCATTAAGCTGGCCGAGAAACAAATCGGGGAGGTTCCGGCTCTCGGCAGTGAAGTACAGTTGGGTGAAATGGAATTGCAGAAAGTCAACAATAAGCTCTATTATGTGGGGCCGCTTGAACATCGGGGTATATTTCAATGGATTTCTAATCATAGCCGTGGCAGTAAGGGCTATGTTATGGTTTCGGCGACCAACCCACAAGATGTTCGTCTGGTACAAAATATCGGCGGTCGGGATATCTATCTAAAATATCAGACCAAGGGCTTTGTAATGGATTACTTACCGCGGTATTTATATTTTAACGGCATTATTAATGTGGGTATGGCGGATTTTTCGTTTGAGGTTGATGATGAATTAAACCCGTACTGGGTTGTGACATTGTATAAGAATAAAGTCGGCTACAGCGGGGGGGACGCGGTAGGTGTAGTAACCGTTAATGCTGAGAATGGTCAGATTAATCGCTATTCGCTTGATAACATCCCCAAGTGGATTGACCGTGTACAGCCCGAAGCCTTTGTCTATAACCAAATCAGAGATTGGGGTCATTATGTAAATGGTTTTTTGAATACCTTATTTGCCAAAACCGGGACATTAAAGCCGACAGACCAAAGCGTGCATTTGATTTACGGTAATGATGACAGTGTTTATTGGTATACCGGTATTACATCATATGGTAAAGATGAAAGCACGG
This region includes:
- the mqnE gene encoding aminofutalosine synthase MqnE; its protein translation is MNGILHKIEIKVKHGERLTKEEGLALFACDNLAWLGYLADIARQRISGDYVYYNVNRHINLTNICTSRCKFCAFGCDKDSGQAYEMSKERALKIAKAAAQDPDLRELHIVSGLHPDWPFEYYVDIIKSLRTELPHIHLKAFTAIEICHFAKISGKSVKTVLATLQDAGMHSMPGGGAEILSDRVRKELCPEKASAGEWLETVRTAHQMGIRSNASMLYGHIETLEERVDHLISLRTLQDETGGFQTFICFPFHPGNTVLEGKITRGSVWDDLKTMAISRLMLDNFRNIKAYWIMLTLPVAQLALGFGANDIDGTVSEEKIMHAAGAKSAKSLDKETLISTIRQAGRIPVERDSMYNIVKVL